A window from Aliamphritea hakodatensis encodes these proteins:
- a CDS encoding alpha/beta fold hydrolase translates to MKFPYTLHTDIFQQPDQRIFYRVYRHKENRTGRRLVLLHGAGVAGEDTWQALLAQLAMWSEVLVPDLRGMGQTVAPDGVEYAYTAQEVVNDVAQLLNHLGWQRFDLAGYSMGGLISMLYKQQHSQHVEKQYLLESAAVDRGDWQASLELRAEYMQAAEHLSTDAERGVRQFLDTISPNRKVSPLVEKVTIERLANRPRGFAHALKCVTDALQDVDREALLAAQGDVSSFIGGNSVSAMHEYQRVLAERLPNWHYFMVAGTDHSLPFQKPRQIAQLMQTELERYLAD, encoded by the coding sequence ATGAAGTTTCCCTATACCTTGCATACCGATATTTTCCAGCAACCGGATCAGCGGATTTTTTACCGGGTGTACCGTCATAAGGAAAACCGGACCGGCCGGCGGCTGGTCCTGCTCCACGGTGCGGGGGTGGCCGGTGAGGATACCTGGCAGGCGTTGCTGGCGCAGCTGGCTATGTGGTCAGAAGTATTGGTGCCGGATCTGCGGGGGATGGGGCAGACGGTTGCGCCGGACGGGGTAGAGTATGCGTATACGGCTCAGGAAGTTGTAAATGATGTGGCGCAGCTGCTGAATCATCTGGGTTGGCAACGTTTTGATCTGGCCGGGTATTCAATGGGCGGACTGATTTCTATGCTCTATAAACAGCAGCACAGTCAGCACGTTGAAAAGCAGTATCTGCTGGAATCGGCGGCGGTAGACCGTGGTGACTGGCAGGCCAGTCTTGAGTTACGGGCTGAGTATATGCAGGCCGCAGAGCATCTTAGCACCGATGCTGAAAGGGGTGTACGGCAGTTTCTGGATACCATTTCACCTAACCGGAAAGTCTCACCGCTGGTGGAGAAGGTCACCATTGAACGCCTGGCCAACCGCCCCCGGGGATTTGCCCATGCGCTTAAATGTGTCACCGATGCATTGCAGGATGTGGACCGTGAGGCGTTGCTGGCAGCTCAGGGAGATGTCAGCAGTTTTATCGGGGGTAACAGTGTGTCAGCGATGCATGAATATCAACGGGTACTGGCAGAGCGTTTGCCAAACTGGCATTACTTCATGGTTGCCGGTACCGATCATTCCCTGCCATTTCAGAAACCAAGACAGATTGCTCAGTTAATGCAGACAGAGCTTGAACGTTATCTGGCGGACTGA
- a CDS encoding GntR family transcriptional regulator, which yields MTEVSEVEVTEQTISNSELRTLADKVCEQLVTAIVKGDIPPGHKISEPELARTYGISRGPLREAIRRLEGLRLVVRVPHVGARVVSLNTDELLEIYHVREALEGMASRLAAVKMSQAEIDSVRELLHEHEASIEKIDGHAYFQKEGDLDFHFRIVQGSHNDKLMELLGGELYHLVRMYRYQFSVSKSRPQRALKEHHRILDAIEEGDGELAEILMRRHISTARRNIEVKLTDQQKD from the coding sequence ATGACTGAAGTCTCTGAAGTTGAAGTAACAGAGCAAACAATCAGTAACAGCGAATTGCGCACGCTGGCTGATAAGGTTTGCGAGCAGTTGGTAACTGCCATTGTTAAGGGTGATATTCCGCCGGGCCATAAGATCAGCGAGCCGGAACTGGCGCGTACTTATGGGATCAGCCGGGGGCCGTTACGGGAGGCGATTCGCCGCCTGGAAGGTTTGCGGTTGGTGGTTCGTGTACCCCATGTGGGCGCACGGGTGGTATCCCTTAATACGGATGAGTTGCTGGAAATTTATCACGTACGTGAAGCCCTTGAAGGCATGGCCAGCCGACTGGCGGCTGTGAAAATGTCGCAGGCAGAAATAGACAGCGTGCGGGAACTATTACATGAGCATGAAGCCAGCATCGAAAAGATTGACGGCCATGCCTATTTTCAGAAAGAAGGGGATCTGGATTTCCATTTCCGGATCGTGCAGGGCAGTCACAACGACAAGCTGATGGAACTGTTAGGCGGTGAGCTTTATCACCTGGTGCGTATGTACCGCTATCAGTTCAGTGTGTCCAAATCCCGCCCGCAACGTGCCCTGAAAGAACATCACAGGATTCTGGATGCCATCGAAGAGGGTGATGGTGAACTGGCCGAAATCCTGATGCGCCGCCATATCAGTACGGCGCGGCGCAATATAGAAGTTAAGTTGACCGATCAGCAGAAAGACTGA
- the prpB gene encoding methylisocitrate lyase, producing the protein MSQQLTAGGRFRQALAETKPLQILGTVNAYHAMMAERVGHKAIYLSGGGVANASYGLPDLGMTSLNDVLEDVRRITDAVETPLLVDIDTGWGGAFNIAKTVRNMTKAGAAAVHIEDQVAQKRCGHRPNKEIVSLEEMVDRVKAAVDAKTDDDFFIIARTDAFQQDGLNAAVERAQACLEAGADGIFAEAVHTLSDYRAFAEGINGAHLLANITEFGATPLFNKQELAENGATMVLYPLSAFRAANQAALNVYEAILRDGDQKAVVDSMQTRMELYDFLNYHDFEQKLDALFQEGKNK; encoded by the coding sequence ATGTCGCAGCAACTGACCGCCGGCGGACGTTTCCGTCAGGCTCTGGCAGAAACCAAACCACTACAGATTCTGGGCACCGTGAATGCCTACCACGCAATGATGGCGGAGCGGGTTGGTCATAAAGCTATTTACCTTTCCGGTGGCGGTGTTGCGAATGCGTCTTATGGTTTACCTGATCTGGGTATGACTTCGCTGAACGATGTGCTGGAAGACGTACGCCGTATTACTGATGCGGTTGAAACCCCGTTGCTGGTGGATATTGATACCGGCTGGGGCGGTGCATTTAACATTGCGAAGACCGTACGCAATATGACCAAAGCAGGTGCCGCGGCGGTGCATATTGAAGATCAGGTTGCCCAGAAACGCTGCGGCCACCGGCCAAATAAAGAAATCGTCAGTCTGGAAGAAATGGTCGACCGGGTGAAGGCCGCGGTTGATGCCAAAACCGATGACGACTTTTTCATCATTGCCCGGACGGATGCCTTTCAGCAGGATGGTCTGAATGCAGCGGTGGAGCGGGCTCAGGCCTGTCTGGAAGCCGGTGCTGACGGTATTTTTGCAGAAGCGGTTCATACCCTGAGTGATTACCGGGCGTTTGCTGAAGGCATTAACGGTGCGCATCTGCTGGCGAATATTACCGAGTTTGGTGCCACGCCGCTGTTTAACAAGCAGGAGTTAGCTGAGAACGGTGCCACCATGGTGCTGTACCCGCTCTCTGCGTTCCGTGCGGCCAATCAGGCAGCGCTGAATGTCTATGAAGCGATCCTGCGTGACGGTGATCAGAAAGCGGTTGTCGACAGCATGCAGACCCGGATGGAGCTTTATGATTTCCTGAATTACCACGACTTTGAGCAGAAGCTTGATGCGTTGTTTCAGGAAGGTAAGAACAAATAA
- the prpC gene encoding bifunctional 2-methylcitrate synthase/citrate synthase produces the protein MAEAKKLGGAGLRGQSAGETALCTVGQSGAGLTYRGYDIKELADKAQFEEVAYLLLYGKLPNMGELEMYKARLKEMRSLPQALLTVLENIPADAHPMDVMRTGCSMLGNLETEHDFAEQHHHIDRMLAAFPGIINYWYNYSHHGKRISVETDADSIAEQFLWTLHDKKPEPLHVEVMHASLILYAEHEFNASTFTARVCASTLSDIHSCVTAAIGSLRGPLHGGANEAAMAMIENWRSADEAEAEVMGMLARKDKIMGFGHAIYRESDPRNAIIKEWSKKLSEQVGDEYLYAVSERVEAVMWREKKLFCNADFFHASAYNFMGIPTKLFTPIFVCSRVAGWTAHVMEQRANNRIIRPSADYTGPDSADWVAIEDRP, from the coding sequence ATGGCTGAAGCGAAGAAGTTGGGCGGTGCCGGTCTGCGGGGGCAGTCTGCCGGTGAAACGGCACTGTGTACAGTAGGTCAGTCCGGTGCAGGGCTTACCTACCGTGGTTATGACATTAAAGAACTGGCGGATAAAGCGCAGTTTGAAGAAGTGGCTTATCTGTTGCTGTACGGCAAGCTGCCAAATATGGGTGAGCTTGAGATGTACAAAGCCCGCCTGAAAGAGATGCGCAGCCTGCCACAGGCATTGCTGACCGTGCTGGAAAATATTCCGGCGGATGCCCATCCGATGGATGTGATGCGCACAGGTTGCTCAATGTTGGGTAACCTGGAAACTGAGCATGACTTTGCTGAGCAGCATCATCATATTGACCGTATGCTGGCAGCATTCCCGGGCATCATCAACTACTGGTACAACTACAGCCACCACGGTAAGCGGATCAGTGTAGAAACGGATGCCGATTCCATTGCCGAGCAGTTTCTCTGGACTCTGCATGACAAGAAACCTGAGCCGCTGCATGTTGAAGTAATGCATGCATCGCTGATTCTGTACGCCGAGCATGAGTTCAATGCATCTACCTTTACCGCCCGGGTATGTGCTTCAACGCTGTCAGATATTCATAGCTGTGTCACTGCGGCGATCGGTTCACTGCGTGGCCCGCTGCACGGCGGTGCTAATGAAGCGGCGATGGCGATGATTGAAAACTGGCGCAGTGCCGACGAGGCGGAAGCTGAAGTCATGGGCATGCTGGCCCGTAAAGATAAGATCATGGGCTTTGGCCATGCGATCTATCGTGAGTCTGATCCCCGTAATGCGATCATCAAGGAATGGTCGAAGAAACTGTCGGAGCAGGTCGGTGATGAGTACCTGTACGCGGTTTCTGAGCGGGTAGAAGCGGTGATGTGGCGCGAGAAGAAGCTGTTCTGTAATGCGGATTTCTTCCATGCCTCTGCCTATAACTTCATGGGCATTCCGACCAAGCTGTTTACGCCAATTTTTGTTTGTTCCCGTGTTGCCGGCTGGACTGCGCACGTGATGGAGCAAAGAGCCAATAACCGGATTATCCGCCCGTCGGCGGACTATACCGGTCCTGATTCCGCTGACTGGGTAGCGATCGAAGATCGTCCTTAA
- the acnD gene encoding Fe/S-dependent 2-methylisocitrate dehydratase AcnD, which yields MNTANRKPLPGTQLDYFDTRAAIEAIQPGAYAGLPYTSRVLAEQLVRRCEPAVLSDSLKQIIERKRDLDFPWYPARVVCHDILGQTALVDLAGLRDAIADQGGDPAKVNPVVPTQLIVDHSLAVEHGGFDPEAFEKNRAIEDRRNEDRFHFIEWTKTAFENVDVIPAGNGIMHQINLEKMSPVIQARDGIAFPDTCVGTDSHTPHVDALGVIAIGVGGLEAENVMLGRASMMRLPDIIGVELTGKRQPGITATDIVLALTEFLRKERVVSAYLEFYGEGARDLTIGDRATIANMTPEFGASAGMFYIDEQTIDYLKLTGREPEQVALVEHYAKTTGLWADDLVAAEYERVLTFDLSSVCRNMAGPSNPHRRLPTSELAERGVAGSWEEKPGEMPDGAVIIAAITSCTNTSNPRNVVAAGLVARKANELGLLRKPWVKSSFAPGSKVARLYLEEAGLLSELEALGFGIVAYACTTCNGMSGALDPAIQQEVIDRDLYSTAVLSGNRNFDGRIHPYAKQAFLASPPLVVAYAIAGTVRFDIEKDVLGTDQNGNPVTLKDIWPSDEEIDAIVASSVKPEQFKQVYIPMFDLGKAEQAESPLYDWRAQSTYIRRPPYWEGALAGARGLKGMRPLAVLGDNITTDHLSPSNAILASSAAGEYLAYMGLPEEDFNSYATHRGDHLTAQRATFANPKLLNEMCRDDAGEIIQGSLARVEPEGQQTRMWEAIETYMERSQPLIIVAGADYGQGSSRDWAAKGVRLAGVEAIVAEGFERIHRTNLVGMGVLPLEFKAGETRETYGIDGTETFDVLGERKPRAELTLLIHRTNGETVEVPVTCRLDTAEEVSVYEAGGVLQRFAKDFLEGNA from the coding sequence ATGAATACTGCAAACCGTAAACCCCTTCCGGGTACGCAGCTGGATTACTTTGATACGCGTGCTGCGATCGAAGCCATTCAGCCGGGCGCGTATGCCGGCCTTCCTTATACTTCCCGTGTATTGGCGGAACAGCTGGTGCGCCGCTGTGAACCGGCGGTGCTGAGCGATTCCCTGAAACAGATTATTGAGCGCAAGCGGGACCTTGATTTTCCATGGTATCCGGCCCGGGTGGTGTGTCATGACATTCTGGGGCAGACTGCGCTGGTGGATCTGGCGGGCCTGCGGGATGCAATTGCAGATCAGGGCGGTGACCCGGCGAAGGTCAACCCGGTGGTACCAACTCAGTTAATCGTCGATCACTCGCTGGCGGTTGAGCACGGTGGTTTTGACCCTGAAGCATTTGAGAAAAACCGCGCCATTGAAGATCGCCGTAATGAAGACCGTTTCCATTTTATCGAGTGGACCAAAACCGCATTTGAAAATGTGGATGTGATTCCGGCCGGTAACGGCATCATGCACCAGATTAATTTGGAGAAAATGTCGCCAGTGATTCAGGCCCGTGATGGCATTGCCTTCCCGGACACCTGTGTTGGTACTGACAGCCATACCCCCCACGTGGATGCACTGGGTGTAATTGCCATTGGTGTCGGTGGTCTGGAAGCCGAAAACGTGATGCTGGGGCGCGCTTCCATGATGCGCCTGCCGGACATTATCGGTGTTGAGCTGACCGGCAAACGTCAGCCGGGGATTACTGCCACGGATATCGTGCTGGCACTGACGGAGTTCCTGCGTAAAGAGCGGGTGGTTTCTGCCTATCTTGAGTTCTACGGTGAAGGTGCCCGGGATCTGACCATCGGTGACCGCGCAACCATTGCCAATATGACGCCGGAGTTCGGTGCCTCTGCCGGTATGTTCTACATCGATGAGCAGACCATTGATTATCTGAAACTGACCGGACGTGAGCCGGAGCAGGTGGCGCTGGTTGAACATTATGCAAAAACCACCGGCCTGTGGGCGGATGATCTGGTTGCTGCTGAATATGAACGGGTGCTGACCTTTGACCTTTCATCGGTATGCCGCAACATGGCGGGGCCGTCTAACCCGCACCGCCGTTTGCCCACTTCTGAGCTGGCCGAGCGGGGCGTTGCCGGCAGCTGGGAAGAAAAACCCGGTGAAATGCCGGACGGTGCCGTGATCATTGCAGCCATTACCAGTTGCACCAATACCAGCAACCCGCGCAACGTGGTGGCGGCCGGTCTGGTGGCCCGCAAAGCGAATGAGTTAGGCTTGCTGCGTAAGCCCTGGGTGAAGTCTTCTTTTGCGCCGGGTTCCAAGGTGGCCCGCCTGTATCTGGAAGAAGCCGGTTTGTTATCTGAGCTGGAAGCTCTGGGTTTCGGCATCGTCGCCTATGCCTGCACCACCTGTAACGGCATGAGCGGTGCCCTTGATCCGGCAATCCAGCAGGAAGTGATCGACCGTGATCTGTACAGCACCGCGGTGCTGTCCGGTAACCGTAACTTTGATGGCCGGATTCACCCATATGCCAAACAAGCATTCCTGGCATCCCCACCGCTGGTGGTGGCTTATGCTATAGCCGGTACGGTACGTTTTGATATTGAAAAAGACGTACTGGGTACAGATCAGAACGGTAACCCGGTTACGCTGAAAGACATCTGGCCAAGTGACGAAGAAATTGATGCGATTGTTGCCTCCAGCGTGAAGCCGGAACAGTTCAAGCAGGTTTACATTCCAATGTTTGATCTGGGTAAGGCGGAGCAAGCAGAAAGTCCGCTGTATGACTGGCGTGCGCAGAGTACCTACATTCGTCGCCCGCCATACTGGGAAGGTGCACTGGCCGGTGCCCGTGGCCTTAAGGGCATGCGTCCGCTGGCGGTGCTGGGGGATAACATTACAACGGATCACCTGTCGCCTTCTAATGCGATTCTGGCCAGCAGTGCTGCCGGTGAGTATCTGGCTTATATGGGCTTGCCGGAAGAAGACTTCAACTCCTACGCGACCCACCGTGGTGATCACCTGACGGCGCAACGGGCGACATTTGCGAACCCTAAGCTGCTCAATGAAATGTGCCGGGATGATGCCGGTGAAATTATTCAGGGTTCGCTGGCACGGGTTGAGCCGGAAGGGCAGCAGACCCGTATGTGGGAAGCCATTGAAACCTACATGGAACGCAGCCAGCCGCTGATCATTGTGGCGGGTGCGGATTATGGTCAGGGGTCATCCCGGGACTGGGCGGCGAAAGGCGTCCGTCTGGCGGGTGTTGAAGCCATTGTGGCGGAAGGATTTGAACGTATTCACCGGACTAATTTAGTGGGGATGGGGGTTCTGCCGCTGGAATTTAAGGCCGGTGAAACCCGTGAGACCTATGGCATTGACGGCACCGAGACATTTGATGTGCTGGGTGAGCGTAAGCCGCGGGCCGAACTGACGCTGCTGATTCACCGTACGAACGGTGAAACCGTTGAAGTGCCGGTTACCTGCCGTCTGGATACCGCTGAAGAGGTATCGGTTTATGAGGCGGGCGGTGTTCTGCAGCGTTTTGCTAAGGACTTTCTTGAGGGAAACGCTTAG
- the prpF gene encoding 2-methylaconitate cis-trans isomerase PrpF, translating into MAHVPQIRIPATYIRGGTSKGVFFSLEELPEVAQLPGPARDALLQRVIGSPDPYGKQTDGMGGATSSTSKTVILAKSSQPDHDVDYLFGQVAIDKPFVDWSGNCGNLSAAVGAFAISKGLVDTSRVPENGVAVVRIWQANIHKTIIAHVPMTNGEVQETGDFELDGVTFPAAEVQVEFMSPADGDGAMFPTGNLVDELAVPGVGTLAATMINAGIPTIFVNAAEIGYSGAELQDDINNDEAALAKFEAIRAYGAVRMGLISDISEAAGRQHTPKVAFVAPPSDYVSSSGKAIAAGDTDLQVRALSMGKLHHAMMGTAAVAIGTAAAIPGTLVNLAAGGGERSAVRFGHPSGTLRVGAEAACENGEWTATKAVMSRSARVLMEGWVRVPGDCF; encoded by the coding sequence ATGGCGCATGTTCCTCAGATCAGAATACCGGCAACCTATATCCGTGGCGGCACCAGTAAAGGGGTATTCTTCAGCCTTGAAGAATTGCCGGAAGTAGCTCAGTTACCGGGGCCTGCACGGGATGCGTTGCTGCAGCGGGTGATCGGCAGCCCGGACCCTTACGGTAAGCAAACCGACGGGATGGGAGGTGCTACCTCCAGTACCAGTAAAACGGTCATTCTGGCGAAGAGCAGCCAGCCGGATCATGATGTGGATTACCTGTTTGGTCAGGTGGCCATCGATAAGCCTTTCGTGGACTGGAGCGGTAACTGCGGCAACCTGTCGGCAGCAGTCGGGGCGTTCGCGATCAGTAAAGGGCTGGTGGATACTTCGCGGGTGCCGGAAAATGGTGTCGCCGTAGTCAGAATCTGGCAGGCGAATATTCACAAAACCATAATTGCCCATGTGCCGATGACGAACGGCGAAGTGCAGGAAACCGGCGACTTTGAGCTGGACGGTGTTACTTTTCCGGCCGCTGAGGTGCAGGTTGAGTTTATGTCGCCGGCGGACGGTGACGGTGCGATGTTCCCCACCGGCAATCTGGTGGATGAACTGGCGGTGCCGGGTGTCGGTACCTTAGCGGCGACTATGATCAATGCGGGTATCCCTACTATTTTCGTTAATGCGGCTGAGATCGGTTATAGCGGTGCTGAATTGCAGGATGACATTAATAATGATGAAGCTGCGCTGGCGAAGTTTGAAGCCATCCGGGCCTATGGTGCGGTGCGCATGGGGCTGATCAGTGATATCAGTGAAGCGGCCGGCCGGCAGCACACGCCAAAGGTGGCCTTTGTGGCGCCGCCATCGGATTATGTCTCTTCCAGTGGTAAAGCGATTGCTGCCGGTGATACCGATCTGCAGGTGCGGGCGCTGTCCATGGGGAAGTTACACCATGCCATGATGGGCACGGCAGCGGTGGCTATAGGTACCGCTGCGGCGATTCCCGGCACGCTGGTCAATCTGGCCGCCGGTGGCGGTGAACGCAGTGCGGTGCGTTTTGGGCATCCTTCCGGAACTTTACGGGTGGGCGCAGAGGCGGCCTGTGAAAACGGCGAGTGGACCGCGACCAAGGCTGTGATGAGCCGCAGTGCGCGGGTGCTGATGGAAGGCTGGGTAAGGGTTCCCGGTGACTGTTTCTGA